One genomic segment of Streptomyces sp. TLI_146 includes these proteins:
- a CDS encoding AAA family ATPase codes for MKGRRTSGARRRLFERENELLLLEGMLDDLCGAGAEGNTGASSGGLLAVSGAAGLGKTSLLAEVRREAVARGCTLLTARGGEQEQRVAFHVVRQLVQPVLASAGESEHRRILGTWYDIVAPAVGLVALPGGSPDPQGVRDGLDWLVTRFSVEHTPVVLIVDDAHWADDESLTWLSSFALRAAELPILIVVAYRPEELPAQASEFRRLAERHGSRPVTLAPLSPHGVGRLVHEVLQNGADDLFSRECWALTGGNPFEAVELIAKIRERNIKPHYANAAELRELASLARGSGLVERLERLGPSPVRLAWAVAILGTAVDPHMASSVGGLGAEESVDAIQRLREARILADRAGDSDRLDFFHPLVGTAVYRAIPPAMRVAMHGQAAVCVTEAGLGPTVAARHLLEMHPEDDRWAVQQLRAAARECMRAGAPEAARRCLARALREPPSLEERAEVLFELGCSALLNEPATTVNHLQAALEEPELAPALREAITYRLAQALAHTDRMGEAAELVAVEGRTSTNPRTRLRMQAEGFKWNAFRADEEDSAARSRRLARLADHLTTRGMAERYILGLRAWDAMVRGEPAAVALSYAEEALGDGLSWTDEDWGFEVPVMVALTFMYCDQPGRADELFSRGIAECENRGWRGAHLSFGLTLLGYIRFCRGRLAEAEDLVHGGLRIADRVGQRIPAQWFALGILIEILLARGRVDEAQDLSDRYNYGQVVPNAVVYPDSETVYSELLLARGLRSDAEQRLRAVGRRLDRRGMRNPAWCPWRPLLAEALAQADPAEAQKVADEGVELARRFGTAGAIGRALHSAAKVATGAKSLKLLAEAVHHLERSPSAYELSCALVDHGTALSRAGLHQDASELLIRGMESAVVCGADALAARARDELAASGLRPLRLRAVGTDSLTAQEKTVADRAARGWENTRIAEELGIRERAVELLLSGVFRKIGTDLAGLPELLRHAENRPAPGLPPR; via the coding sequence ATGAAAGGCCGGCGGACCAGTGGTGCGCGCAGGCGGCTGTTCGAGCGGGAGAATGAACTCCTGCTCCTCGAAGGCATGTTGGACGACCTGTGCGGCGCGGGCGCCGAGGGGAACACGGGCGCGTCGAGCGGCGGGCTGCTCGCCGTCTCGGGAGCGGCCGGGCTCGGCAAGACGAGTCTGCTCGCCGAGGTCCGCAGGGAGGCCGTCGCCCGCGGCTGCACCCTGCTGACGGCCCGCGGCGGCGAGCAGGAGCAGCGCGTGGCCTTCCACGTGGTGCGCCAACTGGTGCAGCCCGTGCTGGCCTCGGCCGGCGAGAGCGAACACCGGCGGATACTCGGAACCTGGTACGACATCGTGGCTCCCGCGGTCGGCCTGGTCGCCCTGCCGGGCGGCTCGCCGGACCCGCAGGGCGTGCGCGACGGCCTCGACTGGCTGGTGACCCGGTTCTCGGTCGAGCACACGCCGGTCGTGCTCATCGTCGACGACGCGCACTGGGCGGACGACGAATCCCTCACCTGGCTGAGCTCGTTCGCGCTGCGCGCCGCCGAGCTGCCGATCCTGATCGTGGTGGCCTACCGGCCGGAGGAACTGCCCGCGCAGGCCAGCGAGTTCCGCAGGCTCGCCGAGCGGCACGGCTCGCGGCCGGTCACGCTGGCACCGCTCTCCCCGCACGGCGTGGGCAGGCTCGTCCACGAGGTGCTGCAGAACGGCGCCGACGACCTGTTCTCCCGCGAGTGCTGGGCGCTGACGGGCGGCAACCCGTTCGAGGCGGTCGAACTGATCGCCAAGATCCGCGAGCGGAACATCAAGCCCCACTACGCCAACGCCGCCGAGCTGCGGGAGCTCGCCTCCCTGGCGCGCGGCAGCGGACTCGTCGAGCGCCTGGAGCGGCTCGGCCCCTCGCCGGTCAGGCTGGCCTGGGCCGTCGCCATCCTGGGCACCGCGGTCGACCCGCACATGGCGAGCAGCGTGGGCGGACTGGGCGCCGAGGAGTCCGTCGACGCGATCCAGCGGCTGCGCGAGGCCCGCATCCTGGCCGACCGCGCGGGCGACTCCGACCGGCTGGACTTCTTCCACCCGCTGGTCGGTACGGCCGTCTACCGCGCCATTCCGCCCGCGATGCGGGTGGCGATGCACGGCCAGGCAGCGGTCTGCGTCACCGAGGCGGGCCTCGGCCCCACGGTCGCCGCCCGCCACCTCCTGGAGATGCATCCCGAGGACGACCGCTGGGCGGTCCAGCAGCTCAGGGCCGCCGCGCGCGAGTGCATGCGGGCCGGTGCGCCCGAGGCCGCCCGGCGCTGTCTGGCCCGCGCCCTGCGCGAACCGCCCTCCCTGGAGGAGCGGGCCGAGGTGCTGTTCGAGCTCGGCTGCTCGGCGCTCCTGAACGAACCGGCCACCACGGTCAACCACCTCCAGGCGGCCCTGGAGGAACCGGAGCTCGCCCCCGCCCTGCGCGAGGCCATCACCTACCGGCTCGCCCAGGCGCTGGCGCACACCGACCGGATGGGCGAGGCGGCCGAGCTGGTCGCCGTCGAGGGCCGCACCTCCACCAACCCCCGCACCCGGCTGCGCATGCAGGCCGAGGGCTTCAAGTGGAACGCGTTCCGGGCCGACGAGGAGGACTCGGCAGCCCGCTCCCGCAGGCTGGCCCGCCTCGCCGACCACCTCACCACCCGGGGTATGGCCGAGCGCTACATCCTGGGGCTGCGCGCCTGGGACGCCATGGTCCGCGGCGAGCCCGCCGCCGTCGCGCTCTCCTACGCGGAGGAGGCACTGGGCGACGGGCTCTCCTGGACCGACGAGGACTGGGGCTTCGAGGTCCCCGTCATGGTCGCGCTCACCTTCATGTACTGCGACCAGCCGGGCCGCGCGGACGAGCTGTTCAGCAGGGGCATCGCGGAGTGCGAGAACCGCGGCTGGCGCGGCGCCCACCTCTCGTTCGGCCTCACCCTGCTCGGGTACATCCGGTTCTGCCGCGGCCGCCTCGCCGAGGCCGAGGACCTGGTCCACGGCGGGCTGCGGATCGCCGACCGGGTCGGCCAGCGCATCCCGGCCCAGTGGTTCGCCCTCGGCATCCTGATCGAGATCCTGCTGGCCAGGGGCCGGGTGGACGAGGCACAGGACCTGTCCGACCGGTACAACTACGGCCAGGTCGTCCCCAACGCCGTCGTCTACCCCGACTCCGAGACCGTCTACAGCGAGCTGCTGCTCGCCCGCGGTCTGCGCAGCGACGCCGAGCAGCGGCTGCGCGCGGTCGGCCGGCGTCTGGACCGCAGGGGCATGCGCAACCCGGCGTGGTGTCCCTGGCGGCCGCTGCTCGCCGAGGCGCTGGCCCAGGCGGATCCGGCGGAGGCCCAGAAGGTGGCCGACGAGGGCGTCGAGCTGGCCCGCCGGTTCGGCACCGCGGGCGCCATCGGCCGGGCCCTGCACTCCGCCGCCAAGGTGGCCACCGGCGCGAAGAGCCTCAAGCTCCTCGCGGAGGCGGTGCACCACCTGGAGCGCTCGCCCTCCGCGTACGAGCTGTCCTGCGCGCTGGTCGACCACGGCACGGCGCTCAGCCGGGCCGGGCTGCACCAGGACGCCTCGGAGCTGCTCATCCGGGGCATGGAGAGCGCGGTGGTGTGCGGCGCCGACGCGCTGGCGGCCCGGGCGCGCGACGAGCTGGCCGCGTCGGGGCTGCGCCCGCTGCGGCTGCGTGCGGTGGGCACGGACTCGCTCACCGCACAGGAGAAGACGGTGGCCGACCGGGCGGCGCGGGGCTGGGAGAACACCCGCATCGCGGAGGAGCTGGGCATCCGGGAGCGGGCCGTCGAACTGCTGCTCTCGGGCGTCTTCCGCAAGATCGGCACCGATCTGGCCGGGCTGCCGGAGCTGCTGCGGCACGCCGAGAACCGCCCGGCCCCGGGGCTGCCGCCGCGCTGA
- a CDS encoding isoafricanol synthase has protein sequence MSSPAGSPPTHDRTGLVDIPFRARCHPRHAVARQHTLDWLHRFGMLSGQCATDEYDAMGLERLMAYFYPDATDSDLALATDLNAWFFVFDDQFDGPIGRQPDAVARQIDIMLRTMSDRGPAPGDPTNHLAGTLAELWKRLCDGTPRLWQERFREHWREYLTAYHWEAINRTRTGPPSLPGFLRGRRDSIGVQPCLDLVERCGRYTLPDELHRGSPLAEMRWITADVVIFVNDIVSVDKELAAGDVNNSVIILHKGSGLSVDRAAREVARLANSRVERFQTLAVELTEALACAGVSGQLRAQVDDYVAGMRALMSGNLAWSRTTARYSRTGVEAAGRGQRPWAHLFDEADALEA, from the coding sequence ATGTCATCCCCGGCAGGCTCACCGCCGACGCACGACCGCACAGGGCTCGTCGACATCCCGTTCCGCGCCCGCTGCCATCCGCGCCACGCCGTCGCACGTCAGCACACCCTCGACTGGCTTCACCGGTTCGGGATGCTGTCGGGCCAGTGCGCCACGGACGAGTACGACGCGATGGGGCTCGAACGTCTGATGGCGTACTTCTATCCGGACGCCACGGACTCGGACCTCGCGCTGGCGACCGACCTCAACGCCTGGTTCTTCGTGTTCGACGACCAGTTCGACGGCCCGATCGGCCGGCAGCCGGACGCGGTGGCCCGGCAGATCGACATCATGCTGCGCACGATGAGCGACCGCGGCCCGGCGCCGGGCGATCCGACCAACCATCTCGCGGGCACGCTCGCGGAGTTGTGGAAGCGGCTGTGCGACGGCACCCCGCGGCTGTGGCAGGAGCGCTTCCGGGAGCACTGGCGGGAGTATCTGACGGCCTATCACTGGGAGGCCATCAACCGCACCCGCACCGGGCCGCCGTCGCTGCCCGGGTTCCTGCGCGGCCGCCGCGACTCCATCGGCGTACAGCCCTGTCTGGATCTCGTCGAGCGGTGCGGCCGGTACACGCTCCCCGACGAGCTGCACCGCGGCAGCCCGCTGGCCGAGATGCGCTGGATCACCGCCGATGTGGTGATCTTCGTCAACGACATCGTGTCGGTGGACAAGGAGCTGGCCGCCGGGGACGTCAACAACAGCGTGATCATCCTGCACAAGGGGTCCGGCCTCTCGGTGGACCGGGCCGCCCGTGAGGTGGCCCGGCTGGCCAACTCCCGTGTGGAGCGCTTCCAGACGCTCGCGGTGGAGCTGACCGAGGCGCTCGCGTGCGCCGGGGTCTCGGGCCAGCTGCGTGCCCAGGTCGACGACTATGTGGCGGGCATGCGGGCGCTGATGAGCGGCAATCTGGCGTGGTCGCGCACGACGGCCCGGTACAGCAGGACGGGCGTCGAGGCCGCGGGCCGGGGTCAGCGGCCCTGGGCGCACCTCTTCGACGAGGCGGACGCGCTGGAGGCCTGA